CTGCATCCCAAAAGGCTTAGTGAGATAATCATCAGCCCCCGCTTTTAGCCCTTCTACAATATCTGCTTCAGTATTGCGAGCCGATAGCATCAAAATCATTGACTGCTGCTGTTGCTGCAACCAGCGACAGAACTCTAATCCATCTCCACCGGACAGGTCAGAGTCAAGGATAACTAAGGTGGGTTGGCGACTTTGGAACACCTCTCTAGCTTGGTGGATATCGGCTGATTGATGAACCCAGTAACCTGCTTGCTGCAGATGCCAACCGAGCAGCGATCGCAGGTGAGGGTTTCCTTCCACTATTTGAACACAGACAGCTCCCACGGAGGCGTACTTTCCTTTGAGTGATTGTCCTCCAACTTAACAGAGCATTTGTCATGGGTTTGTAACCCCTGCTACTCCCCTCATGGCTGCTGAACGAAGAAATTATAGTATCTGTCCCTGAGGCTATGACTTCTGGCCCATAGGACAGCTACAGGTTAAGGGTAGAATATGAATATCAACATCCCTCGATTCTCAGCTCACCCGTAGTAACGGAATTCTTAACACTAACCGGGGTTTACTCGTTGAAGGTGGTGAAGTATTACCAACAGCGCTTGTAGTAGTGAGTCAATTAGGCCCAACCCGAGAGCGGCATTGCGATCGCCTCAACCAAAGCAGCCTAATCTACATGTCCATACTATTTCCGCAAATTAACGACCTAACCTTAACAACTATGCTTCAAGATACTCAGACCATCCGCTACTATCAAAAACTCTCCGATGCCCTTGGCGAACTTTGGAACCGGGGCTATCGCTTCGATGATTTGCGTCTCTACGTCGATGGCTATCTAGCCGCTCTCCGACACGCTAATACAATCGAGCCCTACCAAATCCACCGTTTAGAAGAAGAAATTACTCGTTACCTGTACGACTCTTCGAATTTTGAGAGCCTACAATCACAGACAGACTATTACTAAATAAAGATAAAAAACCAAAATGGGCAGCCTTTCAACTGCCCCTACGTAACTTGTGCTTCCTGTCAGAGCAACCGTTAGATCGCTGAAATGACAAGCTAACTTGACCGCTCAATGTTCTAAGAAGCTAAAGCAACTTCCACCATCTGTTGAAGTTCGCCTTTCTGGTAAAGCTCAATCAGAATGTCCGATCCACCCACAAACTCACCATTGATGTAAACCTGGGGAATAGTGGGCCAGTTGGAGTACTCTTTAATGCCTTGCCGAATTTCGGAGTTTTCTAGAATATCAACGGTTTCGTAAGGTACACCCATCGAGTTCAAGATCTGAACTACGTTGTTGGAAAAACCACACTGGGGCATAAGCTTTGAACCCTTCATAAACACCACAATCTTGTGCTGTTTGAGCAAAGCGTTAATTTGTTCTTGCAATTCTGGAGTCATAGCGGTTCCTAAAAATCTTGGCGATGTCCTCTATAAGATCTAGTGTACTGGCTGGTTTTCCAGGACGACTGCCCCTCGGATCAGAGTTCTGAGAGATTGGTTGGACATTCGGTGCTAACGAGATTACTTCAGCGTCTGCAACGACTCGTCAAACTTGACCTGAAACAGCCCAAGTTTGGGGAGTGAATGTTTTTAGAGACAGCGCATGAATCGCTTCTGTAGACATTGCG
The sequence above is a segment of the Trichocoleus desertorum ATA4-8-CV12 genome. Coding sequences within it:
- the grxD gene encoding Grx4 family monothiol glutaredoxin; amino-acid sequence: MTPELQEQINALLKQHKIVVFMKGSKLMPQCGFSNNVVQILNSMGVPYETVDILENSEIRQGIKEYSNWPTIPQVYINGEFVGGSDILIELYQKGELQQMVEVALAS